GCGCGATGGCCAGCGCGACGATTTCCAGCGCCACCGCGAGACCGAAAACCTGATCGATCGCCTCGATAATCGATGACTTGAACTCACGATTCGTCAGCACGAACAGGTTGAAGTTGTCCCCGACGATCGCATCGATGCGGCGGCGGATTTCCTGGGTGTCCACGCCGGACTGGATGTACACATGGTAAGTATCGACGAGGTTGTCGTTAAAGTTTTCGACGAAATACGACCGGTTGAACAGGATCGTGCCGGTCTCGGACGTGTAATCGACGACCTCGGCGAGAATGGGAAATTCGCGGCGACCGTGTGGCGTGTCGAGCGTGACGTGCGTGGCGGTTTTCAGTTCCGGGTGCCGGCTGACGAGGTTTTGCGACAGCATGACGCCCTCGTTGGCGATCAGCCTGCGAACGGCTGCGGGATTGTCGTCGCCGGGAAACTGAATCCGCGCCTTTTCGATGTACGCGCCGAAGTTGACGCCGAGCAGGACGATGCGGCTGTCTTTGAAGTCCTGGAGTTTCAGCCGCACCTCGACGAGATGCTCGATGCCGGGCACGGACCGCAGCTTATCCGTCATCGAGGGGTCCATCGGAACCGAGGTGCGCGTGGCGAAGTTGTTCGACGACGTGATGTAGACGTCGGCCTTGAGCACGTTGTCCATCCACGCCTTGAGCTCGGCGCGCATCGAGCCCATGAACAGATAGATTTCGAAGAGGACCGCGAGCGCGACCATGAACGCGGCGACGGTCATCGACGAGCGCCCCAGATCGCGCATGAGGTTTTCGGCGGCCATGCGCGACAGGGCCGAGCGCAGCCACGTGGACATCGGGATCAGGGCGCGAAGCACGAGGTACATGAAGAGCGGTGTCGCGCCGACGCCGACGAACAGCATGAACATCATCGCGCCGCGAATTCCGTCGATCGTGTGAAAACGCGGATGCAGCGCAAGAATCAACGTCAAGGCGAACGACGTGACGGCGAGCGCCGTCCAGCGAGCGAGATTCGTCTGTCGCCCGCCCGCGAGACCGGGGCCGAAGCGCAGCACCTGAAGCGGCGTGATGCGTGTTGCGCGCCACGCCGGCCACAACGCCCCGACCAGCGTAATGCCGAGCCCCATCGCCGTGCCCATCGCGATCATGTCCGGGCGAAAGACGGCGTGCGTGGTGTTGGCGGGGATGAACAGGCTCGTGACCTTGCCGATGTAGTGCAGCACCGTGAAGCGACCGAGTGCGAATCCCCCCGCGATGCCGACCGCCGAGCCGAGAAGGCCGAGAATGAGCGCCTCGGCCGCGACGACGTTCCAGATGCCCATGCGCGTGACACCGATCATCCGCATGATGCCGATCTCACGCAGGCGCTGGTACACCGAGGTCGTCATCGTGTTGAAGATGATGAACCCGCCCATCGCCATGACGACCAGCGTCATGATGCTGAGGCCCATGTTCATGCTGCGCAGGAGAGACTCGACGCCTTGATTGCGCTGCTCGGGCCTCCGTACCTCGTACGCGCCCGCGAGCCAACTTTCGGCGGCGGCTTTCACCGCGTCCACGTTCGCGTCCGGTTCGAGAAGCAGGTCGATGGAGTCGAACATCTTTTCGCGGCCGAAATAGAGCTGCGCCGCATAGACGTCCATCAGGGCGAAGTTGCCGCCGAAGGCCGCCGCCGGTCCCGACGCGTCGAGCAGGCCCTTGACGACGAACGGCTTCTTGCCCGCGCTCGTCATCAGATCGATCGTGTCGTCGACGGCGATGTTGAATCGTTTTGCGAATTCGCGATTGAGCAGCAGCGTGTTGGGTGCATTGAGAAACGCGAGGGGGTCCTCGATCTCGGCGCCGCCGGAGTCGGTCATCTTGTAGTCGCGGGCGGCGCGGTCGTTGAGCGTGTCCACGGCGAGGATGAGGACGTTCTCCGTGCCGTACTTCGTGACGTTCTGAATGGTCGGCATGGCCGCCGCCAAGCCGGGGATCGGCGAGCGCCCCTGCTCGTCGCGAATCTGAATTCGATCGTAAATCTCTTCCGAGACTCCCGTCTCGCCGCCGCTGATCTGAAGCTGCGCCTTGCCCGAAACGGCGTCGATCATCGACGAGAATGAATCGGTCATCGTCGCCAGGATCATCTGCACCGCGATGTTGGCGGCGACGCCGAGCGCGATCCCCACGATCGTCAGAAACGACCGGAACGGGTGCTCCATGAGTCGGGGAATCGAGATCAGGCGCAGGACGTGACGCATGGCGAAAGCATCCGTATCAATGAATCGAAGTCAAGACCGCCTCGCGACTAGCGGGACTTTTTCCGCATCTCGGTGAGCGAGAGTTTGTTCGGATCGATGCCGACATTCGCCTCGTTGCGAAACCACGGGAAGACGGTGGCATGCTCGGCCTGAAGATCGACAACGAACGAGGTCGCCACGAGAGGAGGTTTCGTCGCGGGGTCGTTCGACACGTTGGAGGCGTTGATGAGCACCTTCCAGAGCTGCCCCTTGGCGTCGTACGCCTCTTTCATGTGGATGTAGAACGCCTCGGCGTCGATGTAGAAAACCTGCCGGCTGTATGGATATCGCGCGAGCCGCGGCGTCGCCTCGACGACGTACACCG
The DNA window shown above is from Deltaproteobacteria bacterium and carries:
- a CDS encoding ABC transporter permease, coding for MRHVLRLISIPRLMEHPFRSFLTIVGIALGVAANIAVQMILATMTDSFSSMIDAVSGKAQLQISGGETGVSEEIYDRIQIRDEQGRSPIPGLAAAMPTIQNVTKYGTENVLILAVDTLNDRAARDYKMTDSGGAEIEDPLAFLNAPNTLLLNREFAKRFNIAVDDTIDLMTSAGKKPFVVKGLLDASGPAAAFGGNFALMDVYAAQLYFGREKMFDSIDLLLEPDANVDAVKAAAESWLAGAYEVRRPEQRNQGVESLLRSMNMGLSIMTLVVMAMGGFIIFNTMTTSVYQRLREIGIMRMIGVTRMGIWNVVAAEALILGLLGSAVGIAGGFALGRFTVLHYIGKVTSLFIPANTTHAVFRPDMIAMGTAMGLGITLVGALWPAWRATRITPLQVLRFGPGLAGGRQTNLARWTALAVTSFALTLILALHPRFHTIDGIRGAMMFMLFVGVGATPLFMYLVLRALIPMSTWLRSALSRMAAENLMRDLGRSSMTVAAFMVALAVLFEIYLFMGSMRAELKAWMDNVLKADVYITSSNNFATRTSVPMDPSMTDKLRSVPGIEHLVEVRLKLQDFKDSRIVLLGVNFGAYIEKARIQFPGDDNPAAVRRLIANEGVMLSQNLVSRHPELKTATHVTLDTPHGRREFPILAEVVDYTSETGTILFNRSYFVENFNDNLVDTYHVYIQSGVDTQEIRRRIDAIVGDNFNLFVLTNREFKSSIIEAIDQVFGLAVALEIVALAIALIGIVNNLLSNVIDRTREIGVLRSLGATKAQIRRIFLAQSAIMGLCGACVGAAVGWGIGIIHLKRLSIILSGWTMAVHFSVPVIATAFVFSVAFAASAGLIPAAKAANLQLREALKYE